AATTCTAATAATAACCACCTAATCTGGGTTTCAGAGTTAATCAACTCTGATACCTGTTCATGGGATCTTTCTCTAATTAACTCAATTTTCCCCGTTGAGATTGCACATAAAATTAGTAACATCTATCTTTTTTAGGATAAGGACCAAACTCCTAAAAAATATCAACTTAGATGGACAGTAACTAGATCAGGGGAATATACAGTTAAATCCTTGTATGATAAACTGAATGAATCCGAAACTGATATAGTTAGTCTATCcttgtctgttttttttttttgaaatctatGTGGAAGTTAGATATCTCtcaaagaattaagttatttttatGGAAATGCTTACAAAATGCTTTGCCTGCAAATTCTAAACTATTTGGAAAAGTTAAAGATGTTGTTCCTCATTGTACCATGTGTGGGGTAGAAATTGAAACAACTGAACATCTTCTATTTCACTGTCCTTATGCTAAGGAAGTGTGGAACTCATCACCTTATCCTATCTCTTTGACTCTAGATACCTCCAGTAAGATTTTAGATCTTTGCAAAGACTGGCTCAataaccctaggaaagaaatatCTATTGAATTAATTCTTACTAAGATGTGGTTTACTTGGAAAGAGAGATGCAATAGGGTTTTTGAAGACAAAGCTAAAACTGCAATTAGTATGGCCATAGAAATTCAGAGGCATATTTATTTTTGGTCTAAAAGAAGTTGTAAACCTAAAAAAACTAAGCAGGTTCAAAAGAAGAAAGCTTCCCCTATTTGGAAATCACCACAAAAAGATTCCCTAAAAATCAACGTAGATGCGGCATGGATTTCTGAAACTTTACCATCTGGTTATGCCTTAGTTATGAGAAATGGTGTAGGACCTTTTGAAGGAGGAAGAGCAGGACAGTCAGCTGGTTCAGATCCTCAAGAAGCAGAAGCTATAAGAGTGTTGCAGGCAACAGTTTGGGCTAAGGAGAAGAATATTAAGAATTTTAGCATCGAGGGGGACTGTGAAAGACTTTTCAACTACTTTCATAGAAATAACTCAGATATTTCTTGGCGTGCTAAAGCTTGTCTTGATGAGTTAAATATGATAGAAAATCTTTGcactaatttttggggattttattTTGTTCCTAGACTAGGAAATATGGCCGCGGATACTTTAGCCAAGTTTATAAGGACAACAAATTCTGCTTTAGATTTGGAGATCACGCCTCCACTCTATATTATGCATCAACTAtcaatagataaatctaatattgaGAGACCTACTCAAGGCTCCAGATTAGACGGCTCTACTTCTATTGTAATGTCGACTCACTTTGAGTCTTAATTTTTCAATGAACTATCTTATTCCcaataaaaaaaaggaagaatTTACTAtctcgaacaaaaaaaaaaagaaaaaaaaaactaatcaccGGTTAGTTGCTGCTCAGGCTGCACATGAGCCGGTACGGTCCGGATTTCTGATGGAACCGGTACCTGTAtctggtgttgaccggtacctcactttgaggaccggtacctatACTTGTACCTGGACTTGGACCTGTACCGGTAAGACTGGCCGGTTCCACTctggtaccgggtttttaccctATCTATTTTCTTATATCTTCATTGATAGATACAACTAACTTTACAGTTCAAATCATAGAGTTTCCATACAAATTGAATAGACCAGATTACAACGAACAAATATCAAAATTCATCATAAATTGATTTGCATAAATCATTATAATCATACTAATTTGCATATTGAACAAAAACTATCACTGCCTTCAATCAAACCATAGCAATTAATCACGAttgtttttgaaacaaaaataaactCCCACTTCAATTAATCTTCAACTATTTCTCTATCTTCAATTACTCTTCAACTATTCCTCCATCCGATTCCTCCCTATTAACCATGTGAAACCTAATATCATTAGCTCAAGATCTATGAATCTGAAATTAATGAAAACAATTTCGATTAGAAATTGGAGATTCacgaattgaaattgaaattaatatAATTAGCTCAAAACCCTGACTAAgataaatataattaacttaaaacctTAACTGAAATTGAAAGATAGGTGCTCATGAAAACCCTAATAAACACATAACCTAATCATGATGATAGAGAGGGGAAAAAAAGAAGATGATAATCTTTACATACGTAGGATAATCTTCATTTGTGGTAGTTGTACTGGTACCTCCTCCGTAGTGGATTACTCGTTTTCTTTCCTCACAAAATCATGGCTAGCAGTACAGAAAAAGTGAACAAAAAAGAAGAATAGAAGAAGATGCataaagaagaaatgaagaagatgatggtgagCGTGAGACTCTCCAGTAGAAGGCAAGAAGATGATGTGAGAGTCGccgcagtgaagaagaagaaatccagTAGAAGGGAAGAAGATGATGTGAGAGTCGTCGCagtgaaactaaaaataaaaatgacaaacaaatcaataattttagggttttcatgaGCACGgatgtttgaaattgatttctcaaatGATGATCAACGGCTGCTATTAACCGGAATTTTCAAGCCGGTACAAGCCGGTACTCCTCCTAGAACCGAGTACCTGTACTGGTCTATACCGGTTCTCATATTCAGTCCCGTTCCCTGTATTTCCTCCTCCAGTTCCGGTTCTTTTTTTCCGATTATGATGCGGTTCACTGGTTCCGATCTGATTCATGTGCATCCTTAGTTGTTGCTTAACTAGATTTCAAAATACCAACCAAAACAAATTTTCAACCATTCCATATTTCATTTTAAACATGTCAAGGAAATCTTCTTCACGAAAAGACCTATAGTTAAATTAACTCAGCACCAAATATCATGTGATGCAATTGCAAACTAAAAGCCGGCTGCAATTACAACTCTTCTTTCTAAAAATGCACCCTAAAGTAAAATCCAAGGACAAATCAAGTAAAGAtggccacaccaaatcaaaattgAATGACAGATGACTGGGTCACAGGTCACTGGCTTATTGCTGGTTGAAAGTTAAAATTCAAACTGTAATAAAATGTACCAGACGTAAGATAAAGCAGCATGGTATCTATCATAGTGACAAAATATATACGTACCCGCCACGCCGTCAACAGAAAAAACCAAATTACATTTGATATTATACGAAAAGACCACAGCATCCCCTCCTCCCCACCTTCTCCTTGAATTTAATGCTGACAAATGATGACTGGTGTCGGGCCCCACAAAAGACATTTAACAAAAATAGCCAATGAGTAACCCCATATTTTTACTATAAATATATAAGcataaaaattaatataaaattagatAGCCAATCAAAACTCGACAACGTTTTTCAGACAAACCACTGGTTTTGTCCAAAACCACTGTTTTCCGAATCTAGAACCACCATTCTTAAAAACCAATCCATTTTATAATCCATACTGCTCGTACGACAGAGATTGCCAGATTTGGGGACACACATTTTTTTCCATCAACTAATTTTAAATATCTTTCCACGTTTCGGCCTCTCATTGGCTAAGTACAGTAAACTCGGTAATCTCCAACCGTACGATTGAATCCAACGGCTTGGAATGATCACAAGGTGGATTTGACGTGTAAGGTATTGACAAACTTTATAGTTCTGCAAACGGATGTATGGGATACAAAAATGTTATTGTCCAATGAATTGAAGACAGAGAAGAGGAGCAAATAAGGAAGgtggagaaaaaggaaaaaacctaGATTATGTTTGTTGTTATAAACTGACTGACATTCTCAAAAATATCACAAAAATGAACCCTAGATAGTTGTGTGTATcaaacttcttcttcactttcattCTTCTTATAGCTGCTGTTGTGATATTGGAATATTAATTATTATActagggttttctttcttttctggcCGGTCTTCTTTTAGTATCGTTCAATGATATAGGATTCTTTCTTGATTTGATTCATATCATTTGCTGCTCCTACCTTAATAAGAATCCAAGAAGTAAGAATGGGGAGAGGAAGAGTACAACTGAAACGGATAGAGAACAAGATCAACAGACAAGTGactttttcaaagagaaggtctgGTTTACTTAAGAAGGCTAATGAAATCTCAGTTTTATGTGATGCTGAAGTTGCTTTGATTGTTTTCTCAACCAAAGGAAAACTATTTGAATATTCTACCGATGCTTGGTACGTACTCTATCTGTCTATTTATCTCATTTCAGATCTGTTCATCAGCATACTTATTTATTTCATACTTATTTAATTCTTCAATAGGCAGAGAGAAGTAGTACTGTTAAATCTGTTATGTTATGCTGTTGATGATCTAATGCATTAATTTAAAAATATGTCGTGAAATTTTGCATACAGAAATGATCAGTTAATTTCTCATACCGGTACAAAGGTGTCATATAACGGTGTAAAGATATCATCCATTGTTTTAAGTTGATCATCAtataaacaaaagaagaagagtcTTTAATTGAGCGTTTATTTGTTACTGGTTTATATTTAGAGACTATAATGATATTCGTTACTATACAATTAGGATAATACTAACTTAAAGCATTTTCACCCCACCCCACCTGTAATTGGTTTCTGTTGATCTCCTTTTTAATCCGTTTAATCCGATTGATAAGGTACATATGTATCCGGTTATTCTGATAAATAAGGTACCATGAGAAATAATATCTAATGAAAAACAAGAATAACCAAGATATTTTCCAACAAAAATTTAGTTGGTTGAAAATATATTATTGTTTACTAAAAATATCTCCTCTATTACTGGATTAGTAGACACTTTAATTTTTT
This genomic stretch from Papaver somniferum cultivar HN1 chromosome 5, ASM357369v1, whole genome shotgun sequence harbors:
- the LOC113279154 gene encoding uncharacterized protein LOC113279154, whose product is MWKLDISQRIKLFLWKCLQNALPANSKLFGKVKDVVPHCTMCGVEIETTEHLLFHCPYAKEVWNSSPYPISLTLDTSSKILDLCKDWLNNPRKEISIELILTKMWFTWKERCNRVFEDKAKTAISMAIEIQRHIYFWSKRSCKPKKTKQVQKKKASPIWKSPQKDSLKINVDAAWISETLPSGYALVMRNGVGPFEGGRAGQSAGSDPQEAEAIRVLQATVWAKEKNIKNFSIEGDCERLFNYFHRNNSDISWRAKACLDELNMIENLCTNFWGFYFVPRLGNMAADTLAKFIRTTNSALDLEITPPLYIMHQLSIDKSNIERPTQGSRLDGSTSIVMSTHFES